Within the Herbaspirillum sp. RTI4 genome, the region ACGAAGCGACGAATCATCAGAAGGACGACCAGCGCCGCCGAGGCGAAGGCAAGCAGGATGCCGAGCAATGAGAAAAATTGCAGCGGCACCAGCGAAAAGCCGGTAATCAGGTCGAAATTAAGGCGAATCAGGCTGTACAGAGAATATTTGGATTCTCCCGCTGCGCGCTCTTCATGTTCGACAATGATTTCGGTCGGATTGCGCGCAAACGTGTAGGCCAGCGCCGGGACAAAGGTATTGATTTCCTGGCACTGATTGACCAGATCAATCACATTACGGCTATAGGCGCGCAGCATGTTGCCCTGATCGGTCATCTTGATATGCGTGATTTTTTCGCGCAGACGGTTCATTGCTTTCGAAGCGATACCGCGCCATGCCGCATCCTGGCGTGCGCGACGGATGGAACCGACGTAGTCATAGCCTTCACGGATCTTGGCGACCAGATTGCCGATTTCTTCCGGCGGATTTTGCAAATCCGCATCCAGCGTAATGACCGTATCGCCGCGCGTTGCTTCAAAGCCCGCCAGTATCGCCATGTGCTGGCCGTAATTGCCGTTGAATAAGACCACGCGTGTGACGTCAGGCCGCAGGCGGAACTGCTCGCCCAGAATGGCGGCGGAGCCGTCGCGGCTACCGTCATTGACGTAAATGATTTCATAGGGGATGCCCAAGGCATCCAGCGCAGGGTAGAGCCGGGCGAACAGCTTGGCCAGGCCGGATTCCTCGTTATAAACAGGAATAACGACAGAAATTTCTGGTTTCATCAAATTACCGTAATCAAGGGGGAGAGTGCATTTGTGTGTCCCGGACGATGGTAGCTGCCCGGGACAAGTCAGGCGTAGATTGTTATTGCAGCACGGATTTTACCGCGCTCACTGCCCGCTCAACGTCATCCTTGTTCATGGCGTTGAACATGGGCAGCGAAACGATCTGTCTGCCGACCTGTTCCGCGATGGGGAACATGCCTTCTGTAAAGCCGCGTTCGCGGTACAGGCTCAGCAAATGAATTGCAGGATAGTGATAGCCGATGCCAATCTGCAAGGCCTTCATTTGTTCCATGAAGCTGGCGCGGGTAATCCGGTCCGGCAAGACCAGTTGAAACATGTGCCAGTTTGAATTTTCAAAATCGGCCACCGGCAGTTGCGCTCCGTATTGCGCTTCAAAGGTCTTGCCCAGCGAGACGAAGTAATGCTTGGCCAGCATCCGGCGTTTTTCCGTCACGGCTTCGATATGCGCGAACTGGCCGAGGCCAATAGCGGCGGCTACATCGGTCATATTGAATTTACCGCCGAGTACATCGACATCCAGACCGTCGAAGCCGCTGCGGGTGACGCCTTGCAGCCGGTATTTCTCGGCCAGCCGGGCTTCCTCTTCATTATTGAACACCATGCAGCCGCCTTCGCTGCTGGTGATGTTCTTGTTGGCCTGGAAGCTGAACGAGACCAGATCGCCGAAGGCGCCTATGCGTTTGCCATGCCAGCTCGATCCCAGCGCCTGCGCCGCATCTTCGATTACCCGCAATCCGTGTCGGCGGGCGATATCGTACAGGCGGTCCATATCTACCGGCAGACCAGCCAGATAGACCGGGATGATGGCCCGGGTGCGGGGGGTAATGGC harbors:
- a CDS encoding glycosyltransferase, coding for MKPEISVVIPVYNEESGLAKLFARLYPALDALGIPYEIIYVNDGSRDGSAAILGEQFRLRPDVTRVVLFNGNYGQHMAILAGFEATRGDTVITLDADLQNPPEEIGNLVAKIREGYDYVGSIRRARQDAAWRGIASKAMNRLREKITHIKMTDQGNMLRAYSRNVIDLVNQCQEINTFVPALAYTFARNPTEIIVEHEERAAGESKYSLYSLIRLNFDLITGFSLVPLQFFSLLGILLAFASAALVVLLMIRRFVLGSEVEGVFTLFAITFFLMGVILFSIGLLGEYIGRIYLQVRARPRYVIQAVLEQKTSELP
- a CDS encoding DegT/DnrJ/EryC1/StrS aminotransferase family protein, with the protein product MTQTFLPFSRPTIDEATIAAVGDVLRSGWITSGPKVQAFEKALSDYFGGRPVRTFNSGTCTMEIGLRVAGIGAGDEVITTPISWVATANVILETGATPVFADIDPVTRNIDLDKLEAAITPRTRAIIPVYLAGLPVDMDRLYDIARRHGLRVIEDAAQALGSSWHGKRIGAFGDLVSFSFQANKNITSSEGGCMVFNNEEEARLAEKYRLQGVTRSGFDGLDVDVLGGKFNMTDVAAAIGLGQFAHIEAVTEKRRMLAKHYFVSLGKTFEAQYGAQLPVADFENSNWHMFQLVLPDRITRASFMEQMKALQIGIGYHYPAIHLLSLYRERGFTEGMFPIAEQVGRQIVSLPMFNAMNKDDVERAVSAVKSVLQ